From Bacillus basilensis, a single genomic window includes:
- the alsD gene encoding alpha-acetolactate decarboxylase, which translates to MTVAQLIDIDAKRTKTNNEVYQTSTMLALLDGIYDGVISFEELKERGDFGIGTFDQLDGEMIAFDNEFYHLRSDGSAEKVEPEETTPFATVTFFEKEMSYTVEHPMNREEVEALLHELMPSKNIFYGIRMDGTFREVRTRTVPRQEKPYTPLVEVTKSQPIFSFKDTEGTLAGFWTPDYAQGIGVAGFHLHYIDDERSGGGHVFDYVVENCTIQICQKAHMHLALPETADFMAAELSRENLEDNIATAEGAE; encoded by the coding sequence ATGACTGTTGCGCAATTAATTGATATTGATGCAAAAAGAACGAAAACGAATAACGAAGTATATCAAACATCTACAATGCTTGCGCTATTAGATGGTATATATGACGGTGTGATTAGCTTTGAGGAACTAAAAGAACGTGGTGATTTCGGCATCGGTACATTTGATCAATTAGATGGTGAAATGATCGCGTTTGATAATGAATTTTACCATTTACGTTCAGACGGTTCAGCAGAAAAAGTAGAGCCAGAAGAAACAACACCGTTTGCGACTGTAACGTTTTTTGAAAAAGAAATGAGTTATACAGTAGAGCATCCAATGAATCGTGAAGAAGTGGAAGCTTTATTACATGAATTGATGCCTAGTAAAAACATATTTTATGGTATTCGAATGGATGGTACGTTCCGTGAAGTAAGAACGAGAACTGTTCCAAGACAAGAAAAACCGTATACACCGCTCGTTGAAGTGACGAAATCACAACCAATCTTTTCATTTAAAGATACAGAAGGTACGCTAGCTGGATTTTGGACACCGGATTATGCGCAAGGTATTGGTGTAGCTGGTTTCCACTTACATTATATTGATGATGAAAGAAGCGGAGGCGGACATGTTTTCGACTATGTTGTTGAAAACTGTACGATCCAAATTTGTCAAAAAGCTCATATGCATTTAGCACTTCCAGAAACAGCTGACTTTATGGCGGCTGAATTATCTAGAGAAAATTTAGAGGATAATATTGCGACTGCGGAAGGTGCGGAGTAA
- a CDS encoding DNA-3-methyladenine glycosylase: MQAPPSFYEGDTLEIAKKLLGQKLVHIVDGIKRSGIIVEVEAYKGPDDKAAHSYGGRRTDRTEVMFGAPGHAYVYLIYGMYHCFNVITAPIGTPQGVLIRALEPVDGIEEIKLARYNKTDITKAQYKNLTNGPGKLCRALGITLEERGVSLQSDTLHIELVPEEEHISSQYKITAGPRINIDYAEEAVHYPWRFYYEGHPFVSKK; encoded by the coding sequence ATGCAGGCACCTCCTTCCTTTTATGAAGGCGATACGTTAGAAATAGCAAAGAAATTACTCGGACAGAAACTGGTTCATATTGTAGACGGAATAAAGCGAAGCGGCATCATTGTTGAAGTAGAGGCATATAAAGGTCCCGATGATAAAGCCGCACATAGTTACGGCGGCAGACGAACAGATCGCACGGAAGTTATGTTTGGTGCACCAGGACATGCTTACGTATATTTAATTTACGGTATGTATCATTGTTTTAACGTCATTACAGCGCCAATTGGTACCCCGCAAGGAGTGCTCATTCGGGCCCTTGAACCAGTAGATGGAATAGAAGAAATAAAACTAGCACGCTACAACAAAACCGACATTACAAAGGCGCAGTATAAAAATTTAACAAATGGCCCTGGCAAACTATGCCGTGCACTCGGAATTACTTTAGAAGAACGAGGCGTATCATTACAAAGTGACACATTGCATATTGAACTCGTCCCAGAAGAAGAACACATATCATCACAATATAAAATAACAGCAGGTCCTCGGATTAATATTGACTATGCAGAAGAAGCTGTGCATTATCCGTGGCGTTTTTATTATGAGGGGCATCCGTTTGTTTCAAAGAAATAA
- a CDS encoding HAAS domain-containing protein yields the protein MNKSEFLSQLSSSLRNIPNSEKEDIISEYETHFISGKQDGKSEEEISKKLGNPKTIAKELNVSYAISNADSRRSLKNMITALFSVMSLSVLNFTFIIIAFFVLLFLLPILLALIIATPLLIISPILLIGLGFFKGFHQISYSDVYNVFIAFCGGLLISVICYQMVKHIYALLVKYLKWNIAILQRH from the coding sequence ATGAACAAAAGTGAATTTTTAAGCCAACTTAGTTCCTCCCTACGGAATATACCTAATTCAGAAAAGGAGGATATTATCTCAGAGTACGAAACTCATTTTATCAGTGGTAAACAAGATGGGAAATCTGAAGAGGAAATTTCTAAAAAACTAGGAAACCCTAAAACTATTGCTAAAGAACTTAATGTTTCATATGCAATAAGCAATGCTGACAGTAGGCGCAGCCTCAAAAATATGATAACCGCACTATTTTCTGTTATGAGCTTAAGTGTTTTAAACTTTACCTTTATCATTATCGCCTTTTTCGTACTACTCTTTTTATTACCGATTCTTCTAGCACTTATCATTGCCACTCCATTATTAATTATTTCACCTATTTTATTAATAGGATTAGGATTCTTTAAGGGATTTCATCAAATTAGTTATTCCGATGTTTATAATGTGTTCATCGCTTTTTGCGGCGGTTTACTCATATCCGTCATATGTTATCAAATGGTCAAACATATATACGCACTTTTAGTAAAGTATTTGAAATGGAATATAGCTATTTTACAAAGACACTAA
- the alsS gene encoding acetolactate synthase AlsS has product MSTGVKANDVKTKTKGADLVVDCLIKQGVTHVFGIPGAKIDSVFDVLQERGPELIVCRHEQNAAFMAAAIGRLTGKPGVCLVTSGPGTSNLATGLVTANAESDPVVALAGAVPRTDRLKRTHQSMDNAALFEPITKYSVEVEHPDNVPEALSNAFRSATSTNPGATLVSLPQDVMTAETTVGSIGALSKPQLGIAPTHDITYVVDKIKSAKLPVILLGMRASTNEVTKAVRELIADTELPVVETYQAAGAISRELEDHFFGRVGLFRNQPGDILLEEADLVISIGYDPIEYDPKFWNKLGDRTIIHLDDHQADIDHDYQPERELIGDIALTVNSIAEKLPKLVLSTKSEAVLERLRAKLSEQAEVPNRASEGVTHPLQVIRTLRSLIDDDTTVTCDIGSHYIWMARCFRSYEPRRLLFSNGMQTLGVALPWAIAATLVEPGKKVVSVSGDGGFLFSAMELETAVRLNSPIVHLVWRDGTYDMVAFQQMMKYGRTSATEFGDVDIVKYAESFGATGLRVNAPDELESVLKSALAADGPVIIDIPIDYRDNIKLSEKLLPNQLN; this is encoded by the coding sequence TTGAGTACAGGTGTAAAAGCAAACGACGTGAAGACAAAAACAAAAGGAGCAGATCTTGTTGTTGATTGTTTAATTAAACAAGGTGTTACACATGTTTTCGGTATTCCAGGAGCGAAGATTGACTCTGTATTTGATGTACTGCAAGAAAGAGGACCAGAGTTAATTGTTTGTCGTCATGAACAAAACGCAGCATTTATGGCAGCCGCGATTGGTAGATTAACAGGGAAACCGGGTGTGTGTCTTGTAACTTCAGGACCAGGGACATCAAATTTAGCGACAGGTCTTGTTACTGCGAATGCGGAGAGTGATCCCGTTGTTGCTTTAGCTGGTGCAGTTCCGCGTACTGATAGATTGAAACGTACGCATCAATCTATGGATAATGCTGCACTATTCGAACCAATCACAAAATATAGCGTAGAAGTAGAGCATCCTGATAATGTGCCAGAAGCACTATCAAATGCATTCCGAAGTGCGACTTCTACAAATCCAGGCGCTACTTTAGTAAGTCTTCCGCAAGATGTTATGACTGCGGAAACGACTGTAGGGTCTATCGGTGCGCTTTCTAAGCCACAGCTTGGAATCGCTCCCACACATGATATTACATACGTAGTAGACAAAATAAAATCAGCGAAATTACCAGTTATTTTACTTGGTATGAGAGCAAGCACAAATGAAGTAACGAAAGCTGTTCGTGAATTAATTGCGGATACAGAACTTCCTGTCGTTGAAACATATCAAGCAGCTGGTGCCATTTCACGTGAGTTAGAAGATCATTTCTTCGGCCGCGTTGGATTATTCCGTAACCAACCAGGTGATATTTTACTAGAAGAAGCAGACCTTGTTATTTCTATCGGTTATGACCCAATTGAGTATGATCCGAAATTCTGGAATAAACTTGGAGACAGAACGATCATTCATCTTGATGATCATCAAGCAGATATCGACCATGATTACCAACCAGAGCGTGAATTAATTGGCGATATTGCCTTAACTGTAAATAGCATTGCAGAGAAATTACCGAAACTTGTATTAAGTACGAAATCAGAAGCAGTGTTAGAAAGATTACGCGCGAAATTATCAGAACAAGCAGAAGTTCCAAACCGTGCTTCGGAAGGTGTTACGCATCCGCTTCAAGTTATTCGAACACTTCGTTCTTTAATTGATGACGATACAACTGTTACGTGCGATATCGGTTCCCATTACATTTGGATGGCAAGATGTTTCCGTTCTTATGAACCACGTCGACTATTATTTAGTAACGGTATGCAAACGTTAGGTGTTGCACTTCCTTGGGCAATTGCTGCTACTTTAGTAGAACCAGGTAAAAAAGTAGTTTCCGTATCAGGTGACGGTGGTTTCTTATTCTCAGCGATGGAATTAGAAACAGCGGTCCGTTTAAATTCTCCAATCGTACATCTTGTATGGAGGGACGGTACGTATGATATGGTTGCGTTCCAACAAATGATGAAATACGGTAGAACATCAGCTACAGAGTTCGGTGATGTTGATATTGTGAAATATGCAGAAAGTTTCGGTGCGACAGGTCTTCGTGTTAACGCGCCTGATGAATTAGAAAGTGTATTAAAATCCGCGCTAGCAGCAGACGGTCCTGTCATTATTGATATTCCAATCGATTACCGTGACAACATTAAATTAAGCGAGAAATTATTACCAAACCAATTAAACTAA
- a CDS encoding Cof-type HAD-IIB family hydrolase — MIYRLLALNVDGTLLYNNGKIAKGLRETIEFVKRKDVYVTLFTSRNFQSAHKVAKALKLDSILVTHGGAFVSATLDKPYVQRRLSEEKTFNIVQVLEHFDCNVRISHERFSIGNRERNTPNLIARTVLSSADPLFYPVQFVDSLGDALRDHPVAAPKIDVLFQSKGEKERGLNTLRKAFQDLEYVECDSKRIEILPQNVSKLRGLQLLGEHLNISLNEMVAIGDSLEDLEVIENVGLGVAMGNAPVELKQAADWITRSNSENGVEYMIKEHFRKQFPLPFLKNHKNTPKR, encoded by the coding sequence ATGATTTATCGCTTACTAGCTCTTAACGTAGATGGGACACTACTATACAACAACGGAAAAATTGCAAAAGGATTAAGAGAAACAATTGAATTTGTGAAAAGAAAAGACGTATACGTTACATTATTTACGAGCCGTAATTTTCAGTCTGCTCATAAAGTAGCAAAGGCGTTAAAATTAGATTCTATATTAGTGACACACGGTGGTGCTTTCGTTTCAGCAACGTTAGATAAGCCGTATGTTCAAAGAAGATTATCGGAAGAGAAGACGTTTAACATTGTGCAAGTATTAGAGCACTTTGATTGTAACGTACGCATTTCTCATGAACGTTTTTCAATCGGAAATCGCGAGAGAAATACACCAAACTTAATTGCGCGTACTGTGTTATCGAGTGCAGATCCTTTATTTTATCCAGTTCAATTTGTAGATTCATTAGGTGATGCGCTTCGTGATCATCCAGTAGCGGCGCCAAAAATTGATGTTCTTTTCCAAAGTAAAGGTGAAAAAGAACGAGGGCTCAATACATTAAGAAAAGCGTTTCAAGATCTAGAGTATGTTGAATGTGATTCAAAACGAATAGAAATTTTGCCGCAAAACGTATCAAAATTACGTGGATTACAATTGCTTGGAGAGCATTTGAATATTTCGCTAAACGAAATGGTTGCGATTGGAGATAGTTTAGAAGATCTAGAAGTAATTGAAAATGTAGGACTCGGGGTAGCGATGGGGAATGCACCTGTAGAGTTAAAACAAGCAGCAGACTGGATTACACGTTCTAATAGTGAGAACGGCGTAGAGTATATGATTAAAGAACATT